A stretch of the Alnus glutinosa chromosome 6, dhAlnGlut1.1, whole genome shotgun sequence genome encodes the following:
- the LOC133870783 gene encoding tryptophan aminotransferase-related protein 3-like: MAKKAHVSAYVVASLACSTVLNLFFIVNLYVGGDWKLSWSKKAAAEAEAVAAISCSGHGRAYLDGMVVNGKPICDCNSCYGGPDCSVFLPACAVNVDGGDPYFLEPFWMQHATSSALVVAGWHRMGYSYAHSDQWSMSGELERHIRSLHSVVGNAVTAGRYIVFGAGSTQLLNAAVNALSSDNSSTPARVVALSPYYPVYKSQTDLFQSTNYKFEGDASLWENSTDNGTMNFIEFVTSPNNPDGQLREAVLQGPNAKAIHDLAYYWPHFSPIPAPADEDIMLFTISKLTGHAGARFGWAIIKDEAVYQRMTTYLMSNTFGVSRDSQLRALKLLKVVLQGRGREIFEFGYESMRDRWENLINTLLSSKRFSLQKLAPQFCSFFQKVRAPSPAYAWVKCEREEDRDCYSVLEAGSITGREGGLFGAEDRYVRLSLIRSQDDFDLMLHRLSKISGEEEAKPL, translated from the exons ATGGCTAAAAAGGCACATGTTTCTGCCTATGTTGTTGCTTCCTTAGCATGTTCCACGGTTCTTAATCTCTTCTTTATCGTCAATCTGTACGTGGGTGGTGATTGGAAGCTGAGTTGGAGCAAAAAAGCAGCAGCAGAAGCAGAAGCTGTGGCAGCCATCTCATGCTCCGGCCATGGCAGGGCCTACTTGGATGGGATGGTTGTTAATGGAAAACCCATCTGTGACTGCAATTCCTGCTATGGAGGCCCTGACTGCTCTGTGTTTTTACCTGCTTGTGCTGTAAACGTAGATGG TGGAGATCCATATTTCTTGGAACCTTTCTGGATGCAGCATGCAACTAGTAGTGCACTTGTAGTGGCAGGGTGGCATCGAATGGGCTATTCCTATGCACACAGTGATCAATGGTCCATGTCCGGAGAGTTAGAGAGGCACATCCGCAGTTTACATTCCGTCGTCGGAAATGCTGTCACCGCCGGAAGGTACATCGTTTTCGGTGCCGGCTCAACCCAACTTCTTAATGCTGCAGTGAATGCACTCTCCTCCGATAATTCCTCTACGCCTGCAAGGGTCGTAGCTTTGTCTCCTTATTACCCG GTTTATAAAAGTCAAACAGATCTTTTCCAATCGACGAACTATAAATTTGAAGGAGATGCATCCTTGTGGGAGAACAGTACAGACAATGGTACTATGAATTTCATTGAGTTTGTAACTTCACCAAACAATCCCGACGGACAGCTGAGAGAGGCCGTCCTTCAAGGGCCAAATGCCAAAGCAATACATGATCTGGCCTATTATTGGCCACACTTCTCACCAATTCCTGCTCCTGCTGATGAAGATATTATGTTGTTTACAATTTCTAAACTAACCGGTCATGCCGGCGCTAGATTCGG GTGGGCAATAATAAAGGATGAGGCTGTGTACCAACGAATGACAACGTATTTGATGTCAAACACTTTTGGTGTTTCTCGGGATTCTCAATTAAGAGCTTTAAAGCTTTTAAAAGTAGTCCTTCAAGGCAGAGGAAGAGAAATATTCGAATTTGGATACGAGTCCATGAGAGATCGCTGGGAAAATTTGATCAATACTTTACTCTCGTCCAAACGCTTTTCTCTCCAGAAACTTGCACCTCAATTCTGCAGTTTCTTCCAGAAAGTTAGAGCACCTTCACCAG CTTATGCATGGGTGAAGTGTGAGAGGGAAGAGGATAGAGATTGTTATTCGGTCCTGGAAGCAGGCAGTATAACTGGCCGTGAAGGTGGCCTGTTTGGTGCTGAAGATCGTTATGTGCGTCTCAGTCTCATCCGAAGCCAAGATGATTTTGATTTAATGCTTCACCGGCTAAGCAAAATTTCAGGGGAAGAGGAGGCCAAACCTCTGTAA